A DNA window from Thalassospiraceae bacterium LMO-JJ14 contains the following coding sequences:
- a CDS encoding ABC transporter ATP-binding protein — protein MLELEAVETCYGPSQVLFGVDFTVSPGEVVTLMGRNGMGKTTTVRSIMGLSPPARGRIRFDGKDLVGMPAYRIAQLGIGYVPEGRQVFPNLTVFENLVATASNRHESLAPWSVARVLQLFPRLAERKEQYARTLSGGEQQMLAIGRALMTNPKFLILDEATEGLAPAIRDEIWGVLEHNLKKAGQAILVIDKHPKAMARLADRHFVMEKGRIVWSGDSAALLAGRTMQERFLGV, from the coding sequence ATTCTCGAACTCGAAGCCGTCGAGACCTGTTACGGACCCAGCCAAGTGCTGTTCGGCGTTGATTTCACTGTCTCGCCCGGCGAGGTGGTAACGCTCATGGGGCGGAACGGCATGGGCAAGACGACAACCGTGCGCAGTATTATGGGGCTGTCACCCCCGGCACGGGGGCGGATTCGCTTTGACGGTAAGGATCTTGTCGGCATGCCGGCTTATCGAATCGCCCAATTGGGTATTGGATACGTGCCCGAGGGCAGGCAGGTGTTCCCGAATCTGACGGTCTTTGAAAATCTGGTTGCAACGGCATCGAATCGCCATGAAAGCCTTGCTCCATGGTCAGTTGCACGGGTTCTGCAGTTGTTCCCGCGCCTCGCCGAACGCAAGGAACAGTACGCCCGGACCCTATCAGGGGGGGAGCAGCAAATGCTGGCGATTGGCCGTGCGCTGATGACGAATCCCAAGTTTCTGATATTGGACGAAGCTACGGAAGGGCTTGCACCGGCCATTCGCGACGAAATATGGGGGGTGTTGGAACACAACCTCAAGAAGGCAGGGCAGGCGATACTGGTCATCGACAAGCACCCGAAAGCCATGGCACGCCTTGCTGACCGCCATTTCGTCATGGAGAAGGGGCGGATCGTATGGTCTGGCGACTCCGCCGCGCTTTTGGCCGGTCGGACGATGCAGGAACGGTTCCTCGGTGTGTGA
- the tuf gene encoding elongation factor Tu produces MAKEKFERNKPHCNVGTIGHVDHGKTTLTAAITKVLAEAGGGEAMAFDMIDKAPEERARGITISTAHVEYETEARHYAHVDCPGHADYVKNMITGAAQMDGAILVCSAADGPMPQTREHILLARQVGVPALVVFMNKVDQVDDEELLELVEMEIRELLSSYDFPGDDIPIIKGSALAALEGRDDEIGKNAILELMKAVDDYIPQPERPVDQDFLMPIEDVFSISGRGTVVTGRVERGVINTGDEIEIVGIKATQKTTCTGVEMFRKLLDQGQAGDNIGALLRGTKREEVERGQVLAKPGSITPHTKFSCEAYILTKEEGGRHTPFFANYRPQFYFRTTDVTGTVELAEGTEMVMPGDNISMNVTLIAPIAMDEGLRFAIREGGRTVGAGVVAKIIE; encoded by the coding sequence ATGGCCAAGGAAAAGTTTGAGCGTAACAAGCCGCACTGCAACGTTGGCACGATTGGCCACGTTGACCATGGCAAGACGACGCTGACGGCGGCGATTACGAAGGTTCTTGCGGAAGCCGGCGGCGGTGAAGCAATGGCATTTGATATGATCGACAAGGCGCCTGAAGAGCGTGCCCGTGGGATCACGATTTCGACGGCGCACGTCGAGTACGAGACGGAAGCGCGTCACTACGCGCACGTCGACTGCCCGGGTCACGCGGATTATGTTAAGAACATGATCACGGGTGCGGCGCAGATGGACGGTGCCATTCTGGTTTGTTCGGCTGCTGACGGCCCGATGCCGCAGACGCGCGAGCACATTCTTCTGGCCCGCCAGGTTGGTGTTCCGGCGCTTGTTGTTTTTATGAACAAGGTCGACCAGGTTGACGACGAAGAGCTTCTTGAGCTTGTCGAGATGGAAATCCGCGAGCTTCTGTCGAGCTACGATTTCCCGGGCGACGATATTCCGATCATCAAGGGTTCGGCTTTGGCCGCGCTTGAAGGCCGCGATGACGAGATCGGCAAGAACGCCATTCTTGAGCTGATGAAGGCTGTTGACGATTACATTCCTCAGCCTGAGCGTCCGGTCGATCAGGACTTCCTGATGCCGATCGAGGATGTTTTCTCGATTTCCGGTCGTGGGACGGTTGTGACGGGCCGCGTTGAGCGCGGTGTGATCAACACCGGCGACGAAATTGAAATCGTCGGCATCAAGGCGACGCAGAAGACGACGTGCACGGGTGTCGAGATGTTCCGCAAGCTGCTTGACCAGGGTCAGGCCGGCGACAACATCGGCGCGCTGCTGCGCGGTACGAAGCGCGAGGAAGTTGAGCGCGGTCAGGTTCTGGCGAAGCCGGGCTCGATCACGCCGCACACGAAGTTCTCTTGCGAAGCGTACATTCTGACGAAGGAAGAGGGTGGCCGTCACACGCCGTTCTTTGCCAACTACCGTCCTCAGTTCTACTTCCGGACCACGGATGTGACCGGGACGGTTGAGTTGGCCGAAGGTACGGAAATGGTGATGCCGGGCGACAACATCTCGATGAACGTGACGTTGATTGCCCCGATCGCCATGGACGAAGGTCTGCGTTTTGCTATCCGTGAAGGCGGCCGCACCGTTGGTGCCGGCGTCGTCGCGAAAATCATCGAGTAA
- the rpsJ gene encoding 30S ribosomal protein S10, producing MEQQNIRIRLKAFDHRVLDQSAREIVNTAQRTGANVRGPIPLPTRIEKFTVLRSPHIDKKSREQFEIRTHKRVLDIVDPTPQTVDALMKLDLAAGVDVEIKL from the coding sequence ATGGAACAACAAAATATTCGTATTCGCCTGAAGGCATTTGATCACCGCGTTCTGGATCAGTCCGCCCGCGAGATCGTGAATACGGCTCAACGTACGGGTGCCAATGTTCGTGGCCCGATCCCGTTACCGACGCGGATCGAGAAGTTCACGGTGTTGCGGTCACCGCACATCGATAAGAAGTCGCGTGAACAGTTTGAAATCCGGACCCACAAGCGGGTTCTGGATATCGTTGACCCGACCCCGCAAACCGTCGACGCGCTGATGAAGCTCGATCTGGCGGCTGGTGTCGACGTTGAGATCAAACTTTAA
- the fusA gene encoding elongation factor G: MSARVTPLERYRNIGIMAHIDAGKTTTTERVLYYTGKSYKIGEVHDGNATMDWMEQEQERGITITSAATTAFWKDHRVNIIDTPGHVDFTIEVERSLRVLDGAVAVFDSVAGVEPQSETVWRQADKYGVPRMCFVNKMDRIGADFYRCVDMIIDRLGAIPAVLQLPIGSESDFVGVVDLITMQAIIWKDESLGAEFEYTDIPADLADKAAEYREKLIETIVEVDDDAMEAYLEGNEPDEATIKKCIRKGCIGNVFVPVLCGSAFKNKGVQPMLDAVVDFLPSPLDVPAIKGVDVDDPEKAMIRKSDDEEPFAALAFKIMNDQHVGSLTFCRIYSGSVSQGATVQNTVKGKRERIGRMLLMHANTREQIEEAMAGDIVALVGLKDTTTGDTLCDPAKPVILERMEFPDPVIEVAVEPKTKADQEKMGVALQRLAAEDPSFRVKSDEESGQTIIAGMGELHLDILVDRMKREFKVEANVGQPQVAYRETISKPYDCDYTHKKQTGGSGQFARVKIMFEPLPPGSGIEFENKVVGGNVPREFIPGVEKGIRSAAESGVMCGFPCIDFKALLYDGASHDVDSSVMAFEIAARAAFREGMAAAKPVLLEPVMKVEVVTPEDYMGDIIGDLNSRRGQVQDMDQRGNARVVTAMVPLANMFGYVNELRSMSQGRAQYTMHFDHYAEVPNQVSLEIKERLAG, encoded by the coding sequence ATGTCAGCCCGCGTAACACCGCTCGAGCGCTACCGTAATATCGGGATCATGGCCCATATTGACGCCGGTAAAACGACGACCACCGAGCGCGTCCTCTATTACACCGGCAAGTCCTACAAGATCGGTGAAGTCCACGATGGTAACGCCACCATGGACTGGATGGAGCAGGAGCAGGAGCGTGGCATCACGATTACCTCTGCTGCGACCACCGCATTCTGGAAAGATCATCGCGTAAACATCATTGATACGCCCGGCCACGTTGACTTCACGATTGAAGTCGAGCGTTCGCTGCGTGTTCTCGATGGCGCCGTTGCCGTGTTCGACTCGGTTGCCGGTGTCGAGCCGCAGTCCGAAACGGTTTGGCGTCAGGCCGATAAATACGGCGTGCCGCGGATGTGCTTCGTCAACAAGATGGACCGTATCGGTGCCGATTTCTATCGTTGCGTCGACATGATCATCGATCGTCTTGGTGCGATTCCGGCTGTGCTGCAGTTGCCGATTGGCAGCGAATCTGATTTCGTTGGTGTCGTCGATCTGATCACGATGCAGGCAATTATCTGGAAAGACGAAAGCCTGGGTGCCGAATTCGAATATACCGATATTCCGGCTGATCTTGCCGACAAAGCCGCCGAGTACCGCGAGAAGCTGATCGAAACCATTGTTGAAGTCGATGACGATGCGATGGAAGCCTATCTCGAAGGTAACGAACCGGACGAAGCCACCATCAAGAAATGCATTCGCAAGGGCTGCATCGGAAACGTATTCGTTCCCGTCCTGTGTGGCTCCGCATTCAAAAACAAGGGTGTGCAGCCGATGCTGGACGCCGTAGTAGACTTCCTGCCGTCGCCGCTCGATGTGCCGGCCATCAAGGGTGTCGACGTCGACGATCCTGAAAAGGCAATGATCCGCAAAAGCGATGACGAAGAGCCTTTCGCGGCGCTTGCGTTCAAGATCATGAACGATCAGCACGTCGGGTCGCTGACCTTCTGCCGTATTTATTCGGGCAGTGTTTCACAGGGTGCGACCGTCCAGAATACGGTCAAGGGTAAGCGCGAACGTATTGGCCGTATGTTGCTCATGCATGCCAACACCCGCGAGCAAATTGAAGAAGCAATGGCCGGTGACATTGTTGCCCTGGTGGGCCTCAAGGATACCACGACCGGTGACACGCTTTGCGACCCGGCCAAGCCGGTCATTCTGGAGCGGATGGAATTCCCCGATCCTGTGATCGAGGTTGCTGTTGAGCCGAAAACCAAAGCCGACCAGGAAAAGATGGGTGTTGCCCTGCAGCGTCTTGCTGCCGAGGATCCGTCTTTCCGTGTCAAATCCGACGAAGAGTCTGGCCAAACCATCATCGCCGGTATGGGCGAACTTCACCTCGATATTCTGGTCGATCGCATGAAGCGCGAATTCAAGGTCGAGGCCAACGTCGGGCAGCCGCAGGTTGCTTACCGTGAAACGATCTCTAAGCCTTACGACTGCGATTACACGCACAAGAAGCAGACCGGTGGTTCAGGGCAGTTTGCCCGCGTCAAGATCATGTTCGAGCCACTGCCGCCTGGTTCCGGTATCGAATTCGAAAACAAAGTCGTTGGCGGTAACGTGCCGCGTGAATTTATCCCGGGAGTCGAAAAGGGCATTCGCAGTGCTGCCGAAAGCGGTGTGATGTGCGGTTTTCCGTGCATTGACTTCAAGGCCCTGCTCTATGATGGCGCGTCGCATGACGTCGACAGTTCGGTCATGGCATTCGAAATCGCAGCCCGTGCCGCTTTTCGTGAAGGTATGGCGGCTGCCAAGCCGGTCCTTCTCGAGCCGGTCATGAAGGTCGAGGTCGTCACCCCGGAAGATTATATGGGTGATATCATCGGCGATCTGAATTCACGTCGTGGTCAGGTTCAGGATATGGACCAGCGCGGCAACGCCCGAGTAGTGACGGCCATGGTGCCGCTCGCTAACATGTTCGGCTACGTCAACGAACTACGTTCGATGTCGCAAGGCCGTGCCCAATACACCATGCATTTTGATCACTATGCCGAAGTGCCGAATCAGGTCTCTCTGGAGATCAAAGAACGGCTCGCCGGCTAA
- a CDS encoding branched-chain amino acid ABC transporter permease, translating to MKFSRRTLVHLIGLAVLIFLPLLAELGGEPFLVNVSSRVLIYALAAVSLDLILGYGAMVSFGHGAFFGIGAYVVGILTHHAFNATDIAFLPGIWTGTTSAIVQWPLAVLVSGFFALVIGALSLRTQGVYFIMITLAFAQMLYYFMISLPTYGGQDGLSLWERSSLGTLDLYDERTFYYVCLCALLGFLFLTRKIVASRFGMVIRGCQQNETRMRALGFPTYRYKLAAFVIAGMGAGLAGALAANHTEFVGPGLMHWTRSGEIMVMVILGGMGTLFGPILGAATLLIMEEVLIQYTEHWMIILGPFLLFVVLFARRGIYGWLIGTEKGADDD from the coding sequence ATGAAATTTTCCAGACGCACTTTGGTTCATCTTATCGGTCTTGCAGTACTGATCTTTTTGCCGTTGTTGGCGGAGCTTGGCGGTGAACCTTTTCTCGTCAATGTTTCAAGCCGGGTCCTGATCTATGCCCTGGCGGCGGTCAGTCTGGATCTGATCTTGGGATATGGGGCGATGGTCAGTTTCGGGCATGGCGCTTTTTTCGGTATCGGCGCCTATGTCGTCGGCATTCTCACGCATCATGCATTCAATGCGACGGATATCGCTTTCCTGCCAGGTATATGGACAGGGACGACAAGTGCAATTGTCCAGTGGCCTTTGGCCGTTCTTGTCAGTGGTTTTTTTGCGTTGGTCATCGGCGCGCTCAGCCTGCGTACGCAGGGTGTCTATTTCATCATGATTACATTGGCTTTTGCGCAGATGCTTTATTATTTCATGATTTCACTGCCGACATATGGGGGCCAGGACGGGTTGAGCCTGTGGGAGCGCTCTTCACTCGGTACGCTTGATCTATATGACGAGCGGACTTTTTACTACGTCTGCCTTTGTGCGCTGCTGGGGTTCCTGTTTCTTACACGGAAAATCGTCGCCAGCCGTTTCGGCATGGTGATTCGGGGATGTCAGCAGAACGAGACACGAATGCGCGCGCTCGGGTTTCCCACCTACCGCTATAAACTGGCCGCTTTCGTCATCGCGGGCATGGGGGCGGGACTGGCCGGCGCGCTCGCGGCCAATCACACGGAATTCGTTGGCCCCGGTCTGATGCACTGGACTCGCTCCGGTGAAATCATGGTGATGGTGATCCTGGGTGGCATGGGCACGCTGTTCGGTCCGATTCTGGGGGCAGCAACGCTTTTGATCATGGAGGAAGTGCTGATCCAGTATACAGAGCACTGGATGATCATCCTCGGGCCGTTCCTGCTGTTTGTGGTGCTGTTTGCCCGGCGTGGTATATATGGCTGGCTTATCGGCACGGAGAAGGGGGCGGACGATGACTGA
- the rpsL gene encoding 30S ribosomal protein S12 has translation MPTINQLIRKPRKAPVTRNKVPALEACPQKRGVCTRVYTTTPKKPNSALRKVARVRLTNGFEVTSYIPGEGHNLQEHSVVMIRGGRVKDLPGVRYHIIRGTLDTQGVNDRRQRRSKYGAKRPK, from the coding sequence ATGCCGACGATCAACCAGTTAATTCGCAAGCCGCGTAAAGCGCCTGTCACCCGTAACAAGGTGCCGGCCCTTGAGGCGTGCCCGCAAAAACGTGGTGTTTGCACCCGTGTTTATACAACCACCCCGAAAAAGCCGAACTCGGCCCTCCGGAAAGTCGCACGTGTGCGCCTGACCAACGGCTTCGAAGTGACGAGCTATATTCCGGGTGAAGGTCACAACCTGCAGGAACACTCGGTCGTCATGATCCGTGGCGGTCGCGTCAAGGATTTGCCGGGTGTGCGTTATCACATCATCCGCGGCACGCTCGATACCCAGGGCGTTAATGACCGCCGTCAGCGCCGTTCGAAATACGGCGCGAAGCGTCCGAAGTAA
- the rpsG gene encoding 30S ribosomal protein S7, with protein MSRRHAAEKRKVLPDAKFKDLVVTKFMNALMNDGKKSAAEKIVYGAFDIVQSKGGQDPLQVFHEAITNVKPMIEVRSRRVGGATYQVPVEVRNDRRQALAIRWLVEMSRKRSENTMMERLSAELLDAANNRGAAVKKREDTHRMAEANKAFSHYRW; from the coding sequence ATGTCCCGTCGCCACGCCGCTGAGAAGCGCAAAGTTCTGCCGGACGCGAAGTTCAAGGATCTGGTTGTCACCAAGTTCATGAACGCGCTGATGAATGACGGCAAGAAGTCCGCTGCTGAAAAGATCGTTTATGGTGCTTTCGACATCGTTCAGTCGAAGGGTGGCCAGGATCCGCTGCAGGTTTTCCATGAAGCTATTACCAACGTGAAGCCGATGATCGAAGTCCGCTCCCGCCGTGTCGGTGGTGCGACCTATCAGGTTCCCGTTGAAGTGCGTAATGACCGCCGGCAGGCACTGGCGATCCGCTGGCTCGTGGAAATGTCCCGCAAGCGTTCGGAAAATACGATGATGGAGCGTCTGTCCGCCGAGCTTCTTGATGCCGCCAACAACCGAGGCGCCGCTGTCAAGAAGCGTGAAGACACGCACCGTATGGCGGAGGCCAACAAGGCCTTCTCGCATTATCGCTGGTAA
- a CDS encoding ABC transporter ATP-binding protein — translation MTDPVLDVQQLSKSFGAVQASDKLSFSVAPGQVHALIGPNGAGKSTAIAQIVGELPPDSGRIYFSGQDITDLPTYQRAQGGMQRSYQITSLFQGLTVEDNVAMAIQAQQGHSFSFWEAARKVSALRTPAIEALKQVGLEGKATLPVTALSHGEQRQLELAMVMAAKPTLLLLDEPMAGMGQSESRAMMEILRPLKGRISILLVEHDMDVVFSLADVVSVLDKGTVLMTGSPDEVRSDSRVRSAYLGDEG, via the coding sequence ATGACTGATCCCGTTCTCGATGTGCAGCAATTAAGCAAGTCATTCGGCGCGGTGCAGGCATCTGACAAGTTATCGTTCAGCGTCGCACCGGGGCAGGTACATGCACTGATCGGCCCGAACGGTGCCGGTAAGTCGACGGCGATCGCGCAAATAGTTGGCGAGTTACCACCGGATAGTGGGCGGATTTACTTTTCGGGTCAGGATATCACCGACCTTCCGACGTATCAGCGCGCTCAAGGTGGCATGCAGCGGTCTTACCAGATCACCAGCCTGTTTCAGGGGCTGACGGTCGAGGACAATGTTGCGATGGCGATACAGGCGCAGCAGGGTCACAGTTTCAGCTTCTGGGAAGCGGCGAGAAAAGTGTCGGCGCTCCGCACCCCGGCAATCGAAGCCCTGAAACAGGTAGGGTTGGAAGGCAAGGCCACGCTCCCGGTCACGGCGCTTTCGCACGGAGAGCAGCGTCAGCTCGAGCTGGCCATGGTGATGGCGGCAAAGCCGACCCTTTTATTGCTCGACGAACCGATGGCCGGGATGGGCCAGAGCGAAAGCCGCGCCATGATGGAGATTCTTAGACCGTTGAAGGGACGTATCAGCATATTGCTGGTTGAGCACGATATGGATGTCGTGTTCTCGCTGGCTGATGTGGTGAGCGTGTTGGACAAAGGGACCGTCCTGATGACCGGATCGCCGGACGAGGTCCGAAGCGATTCCCGTGTGCGCAGCGCATATCTGGGGGACGAGGGCTGA